DNA from Nymphaea colorata isolate Beijing-Zhang1983 chromosome 4, ASM883128v2, whole genome shotgun sequence:
TGGCAATGGAATTGAGGCAGCAAAAGAGCTGAAGAAGATGGTTGCCTTTAACACGGTGGTTGTAACAGAAATGATAGCTGACATCAAGGGAGAATCTCCTGCTTCTGAATCAGAGCCGATTGAGGTAGAACACAAACCGATTGAGGAAGAAGAGCCTGAATGGGAATCTATAGAGACACTGAGAAAGACAAGACCTGACAAGGAGCTTCAAGCAAAACTTGGAAAACCAGGACAGACAGAAATTACATTGAAGGATGATCTATCAGAAAGGGAGAGAGCTGATTTGTACCGAACATACTTGTTGTACTGCATCTCGGGAGAGGTCACTGTTGTACCTTTTGGGGGTCAGATCATCACAAAGAAGGATGATTCAGAGTATTTTCTGTTGAATCAGCTTGGGCAAATTCTAGGGATGAGCGGGAAAGAAGTGGTTGATGTTCATAGAAACTTAGCAGAGCAGGCTTTCAGTGAAAAGGCTCGTGTAATCCTTGCTGATGGGCAGCTGACCAAGGAACGAATTGAGCAACTGAATGAGGTGCAGAAGCAGGTTGGGTTGCCCTCTGAGTTGGCTCAAAAAGTCATCAAGGGTATTACCACAACAAAAATGGCGGCTGCAATAGAAACAGCTGTTAGCCGAGGAAGAATCACAATTAAGCAGGTCAGAGAACTGAAAGAAGCAAATGTGGATTTGGACAGCATGATCTCATTACACTTGCGTGAGAATCTCTTCAAGAAAACAGTGGACGAGATATTCTCTTCAGGAACAGGAGAGTTTGACGATGAGGAGGTGTATGAAAAAATTCCAGCCGATCTTGGTATTGATGTTGACAAGTCGAGAGGAGTGGTTCATGAATTAGCAAAGAACCGGCTATCTAATTCACTGCTTCAAGCTGTGGCCTTGCTGCGCCAGAAAAACCAGGCAGGAGTGGTAAGATTACCGACACTCTCAAGTCACTTTTTTGGTTTGGATTTTCAAGAACACACTTATTTTTTAGAGAAGCTTGCAAGTGCACTAGCTCttccccctttttctctcttctgaCATGCTTATGTAAGGGCAGTATCTTAGCTACTTTCTctagctgtgctagatttgctTACTTATATGAGAGCTTATAATCATGTCAAGGTCATGGATATCATGTGAAAAATGCTCTATTCTTCATGATGAAGGTAAATGTTTGCTGTTCAGATGTATCGCTGGCCTTAACCATGTCTTCTTACCTCTCAGGTCTCGTCACTTAATGACATGCTAGCATGTGATAAGGCTGTTCCTTCTGAACCACTGCCATGGTCTGTGCCTGAGGAGCTCGCTGATCTTTTCTGTATCTACCTGCATAGTGAGGCACCTGAGGATAAAGTCTCACGTTTGCAGTATCTCCTGGGGATCAGTGATACGACTGCTGCAGCTTTGCGGGAAAGGGGACTACCATCAATGGGAGCAGAAGAAGAGTTTGTGttctaaaacaaaattttgaaggcTTTGTTATGCTCTCTTTTGTGGGTTgtaattttttgtataaaactCCATAGAACAGATTTTCCAGATTTCTGTCTTTGTGGGGATTTGAATATGTGGTcaattgaatttcaaaaaataagtaatgCATTCCCTCGCATCTCAGAAAATGGGGGTGCAAAGGTGGTGATTCTTCAAGGCTAGTGGAGAAGTGAAGGTGCTGATTTCTCCCACGCACGTTTCGCTTCTTATGaagttgaaaaattatttttgagaatttaGAGGTCACGAAAGGGGTGGCATATTCAATTTTAAGTCGCGGTACTTATAATTGACGTACAGGTCCGCCATCATGACTGAAAAGTGAGCACTATGGTGgtcttttttaatatatatatatatatatatatatatatataaaagcacaGTTTGAGTAATATATTTCCATTCTATTTGTCCGCACGAGGTTGTCGTTTAAAGGCTTGATCTAGCACGTCTGACCAGCACAGGTTTGTTCGCTCTCTCAACCTGGATCTCTGCTGGATTAGAATGGCAATTTTGTTGGATGAAGGacctttttttgaaaagtaCATGGAGACGATGATTCACCTAATTGAAGTATAAGCAGGGTATTGGCGCTGCAGCAGAAAGGTAAAATCCAATTCATGACATCGAAAGTTGGGAAAGAGAGTGCAGATTTTAAAGGAATGCATTTAACACTTGTGTCTCAAGGGGTGTATCGGGTGTAAAGGCGATTCATATTGAAGGGGTTCCAGGTTGGAATCTTGAGGGAGGGCTGTCATGGTTCGATGTATTATTTTCCAAATTGTAAATGGTGGCAAAAGCGCAACAATTGAATTGACTGTAGGTCCACCCAAGCAATCTTAAAGCAAAAGGGTATGTTGAAGGCGCTTTTAATCTTAGAAGCATAAACTTTGAGGGTTTTATGCTTAAGCTGGTTTCCCAAAATACAAGTGCTACAAAGATGTTTGTAAATTTGGACACCTGTACCCAGAACATTGGGTTGATTTCGTCTCTTTCCTGTCATATCGTCGATGCATTAAGGAGCACATTCAACTTGGTGGCAAGTGACGACCAACCTTGGGTTGGTCTGATCAGTTTGCTGACATCAATGAGATGGTAGGCCCTGCCCACTCTGTAGACTGCCGATGGCCTGTCCTTATCACCTATTAGTTGGTATTCTCTTTATTTATGTCTTCGATGTAGCACCGAATGATTCCTAGTTCTTCGAAATGCATCTGCAGGGAGGTGGTTTCTTCAATACGCTTGCTAAAAAATGGGTAGCAATCTTGCCGACGAGGCCCCAATGAGAGTAGCGTACCTGGCTGATGCCATCTTAACAGGAACATAAGAGAGGCCTGTATAAAATAATGAACTTCATCAGGTCTTGTCATAGCAGAATCCTTTGTCAGCAGCGCCTTGGCAACAGATGCTGCTCGCCACTTTCACTAAGCATGATTGGCCAAGGTTTAGCAAAAAGATTCTTGTAAGCTATAATGAAGTATCAAAACGTCGGTCATATCCACGCTACCCAAAGAAGTAGCGGGAAGCACCTTCCTGTGTGTACTTGTTCCCTGATGGCCAACAAGAGCTCCTTCATTCACCTAGCTATGAGTTTAGATTTAAGATTTTCGAATTGAaaaaggtcaagagttcaacaCCGAGCTGCCATAATATGATGGGTGGGCGTCGAACCATGGCTTTCTTATCCAAGGAAAATTGAAGTTCACATGACGTTGGTTCAAGTTTATATGTGATATAGATCAAAATGCATGATAACGAGCACTGATGATACAAACTAAGCTAGCAAACAATAATTACAGAATATATGATAGTCGCCACCGGCATAAGAATCCAAAGAAGGCTCTAATCCACCACCAGCCACACTAAGGATATACTAAACCATTTGGAAACTTCTTCATCGAATATGGATGCTATCTTGGTAAACCATTTATGAATATGGATGCTATCTTGGTAAACCATTTATGAATATGGATGCTATCGTGGTAAACCATTTAGGAACCTTTTCATTGGATGTGGATGCCGGAGCCAGACATTTTTGGCTGACAGACTAAGGCATCGTGGCTAAAATTTTAgacccttaattttttttcccttcaaatgCATAGGTAATTTCTCAATCTTTTAGATGTTAAAATAATAAGTTCATAAAGACAATTTTATTGGTTAGACAAGtccgaaccaagaagacataaACATCAGAGCTTATGCTGGTTAGGtccaaattcagtttttaaAAATAGGGCTCTAATCCGAGTCCAAAATCTGAATCTGCTGCTTACGCTCTATCCTGGTAGAGCGTGAATGCAACCAGAATCTGAGCGTCTACCTCCCTCCAACAGATCATGCTAGTTCATGAGACAGTAAAGCCGTTACTTCACGCTCGTCGAATCCTAGAATGGCAGTGAATAGGAAGGATCAACATAATTGATGGTACATAATAAGTAATTGAATAAAAAGTTGATATTCGTATTATCTATGTagacaatgttttgtttgagagttgagactttctttatgagattgtaagagtgaattattaatttaatattttttattttattatcctttttaattttttaaaatataaaattcatCATGTCGTCATAtcctgaaattttgaaaattgccattGCCGTGTCCGCATAACCATACTCTCGTACCCGTGTGacgtacccgtgtgacatagcgtATTATTTATTACACAAACCAAACACATTACTGAAATCACGAACTTtccacaagagagagagagagatgtgggaTCAAGGAGGTGTAGATCCTCAGACATCTAAACGAGTTGAAACAAAGGCATCATACACTAATTGATTTGACAATGAACCACTGTCCCAAATTTGGTCGGTCAAGTGACAATTACCACATAAGTCCTCCTTTTAAAAGCCAAATATTTCGCCAATCGCAAAATGAGATACAAAATGTGAATGATGAACTGCTAAAAGTTTGTGTCATGTGCTTGCTTGAAAGATTGATGGCACCCAGATCATTTGAGGATGGAAGCAAGGTGACTGCCATCTGAACCATCAGAAAGTTCATCAAGAAGCTCTTTTCACTGACATGTTACCAATTAGTGTCAAGGTGGTCATTATGGTGTATAACTGCAGAACAACACctggagaaagaaaaacaggtcATCCAATGATATGAGACCAAACATACAATCATCACAGAAACTTACTGATAAGGAGGCGCCCATTCAAAATCGCTTCAGGATTTGATGATACTGATCCAAAACTGCCGCTGCGTATCTGTTCATTGTAAAACGATGGGCTTCAGTTGCTTGCTAACACACAAAACAGCAATAATTCAATGTAGATGAAAGAAATATGCCCAAGCCCAGTTTAGTAGGAGGAAGTAATTTTTGATGAAGCCACACTGGATAAAATAAAGAGCCCATGTCTAACCATCTACGACAAACAGACTAGCAGAAAGCATCATATCCAGTGGTCTAGGGCAAGTAAGTTGGTCTAGATCCCACGGCAAGTGAAAAGCTGAACAAAAGTAGAGGAGGAAAAAAGTAAGCCTGCTGACCCTCAAACAACCCCCAggacacatgcacacacagtCATGTCTGAGATCAGTGAGGCCATGCTCAACCAATATTTATCCCAAGGAGAACTTGTGTGTCACTGTGAGCATTAATCACCCATGAATCATGTTCTTCTTCGTGGGTCAGCATGGTCACATGCCATGCCTGGGCTATATGTGGCTCAGTGGCTCCTATGGTTAGATTCATGTTCGTATGGGGAAATTTTGGTAAGCTAATACAACGTCATTCCCAAGCACACCTGTCTGTCAATTAATTGAACGATCTTTTTACAAGGTCAGCAATATCTAACAAGTATTACAACAAAGAGAACCTCCTTAAAAGCATCACATCCAAAAATAATCTGGTGAATTAATTATTGCAAGTGCAACAGCCAGAATGGAAAGATCCGACGCACTCCTGCGGATATTTTTATTGATCCACAGGAAGAATAATGTCAAACCTTGACCAATGTCGAATAGGCCCTTTCAGGCAGGCACAACTGATCCACGGGTTTGTGGTTACCTCTGAGCAAAGGGGCTTGAGTTCCAGAACTCCTACGTTTCTAACCATGAGAGAACTTGGCTTGGGCTATGAAAACCTATAAGATGATGTAAAACCAAGCCGATTGGACTTACCAACATGTACCATGTGCTGGAAGGACGGAAAGCATATTAATACTATGAGTGGATTCCTAATCTATATTTTCATAGATTCCTAATCTATATTCTCTATTGGTTATCCTTCACCGAGTCATACGGGCGAAGGTGAGTGGCTAACTTTATTTGGTATCTACCCCTGACAGGGAAGGAGTTTCCCTATTTAATTTCCTTTTGGATCAGcataaacaagaaaagcaaCGTCAGGAATCAGTCCAGGTCATCTTTCCAAACTTGACTTGGAACTGATTATATGACAAACAGGTCTGTGGTACCTTTCATCAGTAGTTAGGATACTGACTTCATGTAGGAGATAGTACTCATTGCCGGCTCAGTCTGCACATTCATTATGGAGTGATCGCGTGCTCCAAAACTTCCAATGGGGCTCACTCCATCTCTTCAATCACTTGGCTGGGTGGAAAATGGGATCCGTTCCTCTCCCCTGCCAATAAGATGAGACGAGATCACCAGTTCTCATTAATGGGCTTCCATCCATTCTAAGATAAGAGACGTTGCACATCAAAGCCCTGGTTCTTGCCTTACATATCTTTGCCAGCCTAGCTAGCCCAAATTATGGAGCCAAAACATGTGTCCCACACTAAGCAGTTTACATGGTCGTTCTTTTTAgctaaatacataaaaaatttgaatcacACATTTATAATACAGATTCTGGAATTGTcataaaaaaagagaataatGGTGTGGGGAAAACACCAATAAACAGCTAAAGAGCCTTAGGAGGATGATTGAAATCAATACATAGTTGTAAAAGTTATATCACAAGGATTCGGCAGAAGAGACAGAAATAAGGCCATTTTAATTCAATTTCCAGAAGGATTTCTATATAATGATATACAGTGGGAGTCAAACTGGAGCATCCCTGTCGAACAAGAAGCAAACACACAAATAGTGAACTCCTTCTACTTCTAAGTCCTAACAAAGAGTGCCCTAGAAAAATAACCATTTAATTGGGCAATATGACACCTGCAGAACACTCTAGCACATAGTGTCAAGTTTGTTTGCAATAGTTCTTAAAGATTCGTCATCTTTATCGAGCCACCACaggtaaatttttaattattaccAAGCATAGATACACAAACAGGTGACTAAATGGGCTGATGAAAAACTTCATATGGGCATGCACTGTGATAATCAGATGGAAGAGCAAGTTTAACaaattaataaacaaaaatatttttacttAGAAAACAGTCAATGATTTTACCTGCAACGGAAGGTTGCTTGTAATAATTTGTGCAACAGACAAAATTGCAGCAATAGATGCTACAACAGTATAGGATCTTAGTAGGGTTTTGCTGTTACATCTTCGTCCTTCCAATAAGTGAAAATACACCAATTAGCAAAAGTtgataaaagttaaaaccgACACAATGAGCATAGGTTCCAAGCTATGATGCAAATGTTGTAACTTCTACATACAGTCATTCCTTGGCTAATACCTGATTCTCCAATAGCAAGACAAATGAAACCAGCTAAAACAGAGAAGACAGCAAGTTGGCCAGGACCCCTTTGTTGCAGGAACAAAAAGCAAGAGCCATAGGACACCTATCACTTGGACGGCGGAATGCAATGggaaaaataacaaattaaatCAGTTTTGGTCCTCAATATATAATGAAATATCATTTACTTACCAATAATTAAGATCAGAAGCCAATATATACGGTATTGGGATTGCAGAGAGGACCCTTTCAGATTTTCTTCCTTGCTTCATATGTTTCATTAATCAAATTTCAGTCTCATCAATGCCAATCGTTTAGATAGTGCTAGACACAATAGCTCGGTTGCAATTTATTCCAATCTTGACATGTAAATTAAACCATACTATCCAACCTATCAAATGGGCATGTGGGCACCCCCAAAATGTCTTCAATAAGCGCTTTATCTCAACAACATTTATCTAGCACTCTCATCCAACTCTATAGTTGATACATCAGAATAGTCCACAGATCCAAATACATCCTAGCAGTTCAAATCAATATTGGCATTATCCATCTTGAATATACAAGACGATACAGATAACAGAGGTTTAAAGTTTACACTATGCTGACAAATTCATGGTTATGAATGCTCTCATGATACTGTTGCTATGTTTTGCTACATGCACAGCTTGGACTCTCAGGTGCAGATGCAGATTGCAGACTCGAGGGAAATATCAACTTCCGGAAAAGTAATGCAGTAAAACGGTCCAAAATTTTGAGGTTCATTCCTTCTTGTGCACAAGGCAACTTCT
Protein-coding regions in this window:
- the LOC116252504 gene encoding uncharacterized protein LOC116252504 produces the protein MSRRQPPPSARPLGTDGSDFSYRMVVDSRYTKVAQGKGHLCKLLVAQVSYGSCFLFLQQRGPGQLAVFSVLAGFICLAIGESGRRCNSKTLLRSYTVVASIAAILSVAQIITSNLPLQIRSGSFGSVSSNPEAILNGRLLISVVLQLYTIMTTLTLIGNMSVKRAS